The Lineus longissimus chromosome 8, tnLinLong1.2, whole genome shotgun sequence region GTAAGTGCtgtgaatttcagtcttgaagttttcattttcatcaccaaTCGGCTGGCCATTTCGTATTATTTTCCGCCTACAAACTACAATAAAGTGCTCAAGTACAACCGTGCGTTCATATATCTGTGATTGCAGGGCTTCTGTTGTCGGCAACAACGCTCTTTCCAAAGAGGTAAGGTGGTGCTATTTTTAGAAACAAACCCACAACGTGGCACTTCTCTCtgcttttctttcttctttacaAGTCTTTTACTTCTCCTTATTAGTTTTGTTGCTTTTCTTTTGCCAATTCTATTTATTTAGATTGCTTCTTTGACAATGCTGTCTGTTAATCTTTGGCTGGTTGAGATCAATGGTTAGCATGTAGATGTAAAGATGTTTGTTAGTGCAGGGCATATGCCATGGCAGGCTTGATCTATGATCTTGGGCAAGCAACTTGTATGCTGTAAGACATGGTCAGATTTGACTGCAACAATCAACATTACCCAAAATAGACCTTTACGAAGAAGACGGAATGggcgccaaaacaaatcaaatgcgcacacttgGAACACGTGAAAAGCAGTGAGAATCCTTCGGTCCCTGCCCGGTAGGAAGATGTATCATTTCCATGCCAATCAATTGTAAAAGTATGTGTTGGTGAAGTGGCTATGGCATTGTGATGTAACATTTATCACCAGAAATTTCCTTTTGAACTGAAGATGGTTTAAATTGCTGTACACTCAAGGACTAGTTACCCTCAATGTGAACCCCTTTTTTGATAATGATAAACAGGCTGCATACTTGAGAAGCTTTACTTTGGGTCTGGTCTTGTGCAATCACTGTTAATGTGGCATTGAATAATTAGGCCTAGTCCTTGTATTTTGAACAAAGAACAGTGCCAGTGCCACTCAAAACACTGTCATCTGATTGCAGACATGGACTCATTCATTGCCACAAATGTGTAGATCTGGTGAACGAAAAATAAAGTGTGCCATTCGTTCCTCCAGAATGTACACACTTTTGTAGTCTTCAAAGCTTGTCATACTTTAGGCATTGtttgttttgtgtgttttcagaTGATCTCCTGTTCACCGGCCATGAAGCTGTACGTCGGCCTTCTGGTAGTTGCTTTCTTTATGGGCTCGCTCTCCTCTGCCATCCCAAGAGACGGAGCAAAAAGAGTCCTTGATAAGGTAGATAACAGCTTGATGCAAGGGTAACCTTAGAGTTAGACTCGGTTACATTTTCTTTGATTATTCATCCCAAGGAACTTTTGAATCTTTGGAAAGCATGTGGGTGAACACAAAAAGAAACCTACTGAcctagatatttgtgttgtCATTCTTGACCACGTGGAAGTTTGTCTAAGGAAATGAGGTGCCACCTTCACTTGCTTCATTCCCATCTCAACATGACTGACCTAGATACTCCATAATATTTGTGTTGTCATTCTTGGCCACGTGGCAGTTCTAAGGAATGCTGCTTCTGTCTGGCTGCACTGGTGATGACTTCAAGAATCTTTGGGCTTGGAATGTTTGACTTGAACCTGCTGCCAGCCAAACCAATACGTGGCAGTTCAACGTCAGAACACTTAAGTTATATCTGGGCTCTACCTAGTCTTAAGTTAAACTAAAGGAAGAACTGCAGCTAGCGTTTTGTAATGATTTCATAATTTGCATTTAAATTATGATTTCAAATACTAGTACATGGCaaaagtgtgtgtgtgtgtgtgggggtgATGACCCATTTTACTTCTTGCATGCAATACctgtgttcttcttcttcagccatTGAGTGATGAAGAACACTTTGAGAATGGTGAACACAATCCAGAGTTTGACCATGAGGCATTTCTCGGGGAAGATGAAGCAAAGGAATTTGATGAGCTGTCGCCAGAGGAGAGTGTCGACAGACTAGGGTGAGTGTTTGAGGATTTACAGTATGATTCAAGTAGTGGGAGGAGATTTTGAAATGTATGAGCAAGATCAGCGGTCTTATTTTGAAAAGTCATTCAATGCTGATCGTGGTACAATTGTGTTTGGATCATAGGTATTGACCCTTCAGCTGACACTAATGTTAATGTTTAATCTGATGAGTTTCATAGGCACCTTTCAGAGAGGCTACGTTTTGGTGTTCTTGAAAGGGTGGAGTCAGACCTGAAAATTTCTCGATTTTGTGTTGCACAAACTGAAGTTTAAATCTATTCTAAttctgttgtttttgttgtagaaTAATTATAACTAAAATTGACAAGGATGGGGATGGTAAGGTGACAGAAGAGGAGCTGAAAAATTGGATCCAGTATGTCCAGAAACGCTACGTGTTGAAAGATACAGAGAAACAATGGGAAGAACAGAAGGCAGATGGCACCACACTAAAGTGGGAATCATACAAAGATACTACATATGGACCAGTGACAGGTATGGAACTGCTCAACACTTTCCCAAGTAAAAGTACTCTTTCCCTGTTTCCGCTGAAAAAGAACTATCATAGATATCTGTCCCCTCTTCGTTCACAAATGAATTGTTGAAATTGATCGCTTTAGGTGTTAGATTAGTTGAGCATTACATTTTATGCCAGAATTTGCAAGTAAGCATTAAAGATATTTTGATTATACAGCATCTTGGCTAGAAAATGCATGGCAAACCTGGAGGTTGAATAGAAATATCATTGATTCCAAGCACAAAGATTCATTATGAAGTATTCTATTTTCAAGAAGAAGATTTAAAAGATCAAACATACAACTACAAAGATATGATTGAGAGAGATGAGCGACGATGGAAGCGTGCTGACAAGGACAATGATGGTCTCCTATCTAAAGAAGAATTTGCCGATTTCTTACATCCTGAGGAAGTCCAACACATGAGAGATATTGTAGTGCAGGAAACTCTAGAAGACATTGATAAGGACAAAGACGGCCATATTAGCTTAGAGGAATATATTGGTGAGTGGTTAACATCATCAGACCGCTATGATGATGAAATGTGCAGGACACTGGATTGTTCCGaaaaaggaaatacatgtatcagcaCATTGTAAATGCCCATTCACTGGATTGAAAGCTCTTgttcagtaagttttcagaatTCAGGTCCATATCTAGTATGTTTCCCTAATTGCAGCCTAGttctagtacatgtaattggtttGGAAAAAACCTGTCTAATTTCTCCCAAAGCTTTGACTTAAGTTTTTGATATCATGCAGGTGATATGTGGCCCAACAAAGGTGAAGAGGAGGAGCCCGATTGGGTGAAGAAGGAGAGGCAGCAGTTTGCCGACTTCAGGGATAAAAATAAGGATGGGAAATTGGACAATGATGAGGTGGCAGATTGGATCATTCCACCGGATTATGATCAAGCTGATGCAGAGGCAAAACATTTGATATATGAATCTGATGAAAATAAGGTAAATGGTGTCTTTATCTTTAGTGTTGATTACCTCTGTGGATAAAGGTTTTGGGTTGCAATACAAAAAATACATGCATACCTGGACTGGAGAGGAAGTGGctacacaaaagaaacagacgaAAGACTAAAATCTCTATGTTCCCAGTCATGTTTTCTGTTCTAAATAGTTGCAGAAGTCGAAATTGCATGAGAAGAAGACatctttttcaagatggcctcaAATGAAAACTCTTCTGCCAGCACTACCATACAATGACACAACATGTCTAACTTCTAGTTTTACATTTCAGGATGGCGTTTTAACAAAAGAGGAGATACTGAATAAGCACGATCTCTTTGTGGGAAGTCAAGCGACTGATTTTGGCGAGGCTCTCACAAAACACGATGAATTCTAAGGATGTCGATACTTAGGTCCATTGTATTCCATCCCATACTACTAGACTGGTGCATACATGTCTCAATGAATCTGTCTGAGTTGGGGTTAGGCAATACGAATTTAATTGTTTGTACAGGCtggtacagtagaatctctttTTCACTATTTGGTGATGTCATCGTACATGTCAAAAGAAGCTTCTACTAGGCCGTGAAACCTCTCAGTTTGTAATTGTTTGGTGAtaattttggtaaatttttttcaaattaaaaactatTAGGTCTGAAAAGGTGtttagaaaattgaaaaacaagcaatttaattGGTGTAGCCTGTACAGCCGATAGTTTCCTCAGTCTCAGCCTTGTCTTTATTTCTGTAGCGGAGGGTTTATTTTTGCAAAGCATACAACCTGCCAGTCGGAGACATTTGTATACAGGTCGTCCCAGAAATAACCCTTTATAATCTTCTGTTCAGGCTGTAGATTGTTACAGAAATGGACAAGACCAAAAGCTATAGAGGGGGAAGATGGTACCTTCTATATCATTTCATGGGTAGCCTGGAGAAACCTTCAATGTCAGTTTGATGGAATCGACAAGGTCAACAAATTCTATGGTGCTTAACTATTCCATCTTTGTTTATTCTTATGGAAGGAGTCTTGAAATTTTCCTAGATGGTAAAGACTCTACGCACATGGCGAATGTAGTTGATTGTTCTGTTTTGTGTTGATCTAGGTTTGATATGAAACAAAAACAGTAGACGTTGGAAATGAATTGTCCTAAATTCCTTCAATCTTGGAGAATTTCATGGCCTTCTCTAACTTTTTAATGCAGATATGAAAGTGTGTGAGATGCGAGTCCGTGGACTTCATGCATGTGTATTTCTGTACTGAAGCAGTTATTATAACATTGAGTTGCACTTAAAAAGCACTTTATGTTTCAATTTTATAAAGAtattcaaaatttcattttttactttattTTGATTTATCAAAGTTTGCATGTTTTTCATAAAACTCATCAAGGTCTGTATAAGTAATAATCTGAAAAATCCTTGTTTATTAAAAACTGTGTTACTGCAATTGTCCTGAGAAACAAGTTGTATCTAAGACAACATATGGTTATTTCAGACAACTATTTGATCATGAAGATTGACCTTTagagacttgttttcaattcgtTGAAACATTTTGTAAGTTTTCGAGAAGCTACAACTCATTCGCAAGATTTTATACAAAATGAGTTGTTGGTAAGTTTTAAGTAAGAAAGATAATGTATATATGCGCTTGGAGGCTATACAAATGTCAGTTCTATCTATATTTATTCAAAATACTCATGTCGAATCATTTCGCCGTCAAAAAGATCGCCTGAAAATCTCTCTGAAACTAGTCTTCCTTTCCGTTCTTCATTGAAACAATTCACTTGCTTCAAATTGAGAATTTTCATTATGATATGTCAATTGTTCCGTGAATGACACAATTGCAAAAGTATTTAAAACATCTCAGTTTTCTTCCCTGATCTCTTTCAGTATTCTTCTGTATTCTAAGGCAATTCAATTTCGTGTTCAGAACTTTTGGAATAGTCACCATCTTTTACTTCATTGGCACTGGCATTAAATGCTTGAATTTAATAGTAAAATACCCACAGAGATTATGACTTAATTTGAAACAGAATTCATGACATGTTCATATATATGATTTACCTGGTTTGGCCATTAAATTAGTTGACTTCACATTTTAATTTCTACTTAAAATTACTATAATATCAATACTCTGCCAAAGATCAAATTTTAGTTACGTTTGTAAGTGATTCTTCTTTCGTTCCCAATTTTAGTACATTTTGAAATCGATTAACTCTTTGGtgcattgttgtttttttgcatttacACATGTAAATTTTGTGTTGATCGTTTTTGATGTCAAAGGAAGAGTATGA contains the following coding sequences:
- the LOC135492227 gene encoding calumenin-like isoform X2 produces the protein MISCSPAMKLYVGLLVVAFFMGSLSSAIPRDGAKRVLDKPLSDEEHFENGEHNPEFDHEAFLGEDEAKEFDELSPEESVDRLGIIITKIDKDGDGKVTEEELKNWIQYVQKRYVLKDTEKQWEEQKADGTTLKWESYKDTTYGPVTEDLKDQTYNYKDMIERDERRWKRADKDNDGLLSKEEFADFLHPEEVQHMRDIVVQETLEDIDKDKDGHISLEEYIGDMWPNKGEEEEPDWVKKERQQFADFRDKNKDGKLDNDEVADWIIPPDYDQADAEAKHLIYESDENKDGVLTKEEILNKHDLFVGSQATDFGEALTKHDEF
- the LOC135492227 gene encoding calumenin-like isoform X1 produces the protein MISCSPAMKLYVGLLVVAFFMGSLSSAIPRDGAKRVLDKPLSDEEHFENGEHNPEFDHEAFLGEDEAKEFDELSPEESVDRLGIIITKIDKDGDGKVTEEELKNWIQYVQKRYVLKDTEKQWEEQKADGTTLKWESYKDTTYGPVTEEDLKDQTYNYKDMIERDERRWKRADKDNDGLLSKEEFADFLHPEEVQHMRDIVVQETLEDIDKDKDGHISLEEYIGDMWPNKGEEEEPDWVKKERQQFADFRDKNKDGKLDNDEVADWIIPPDYDQADAEAKHLIYESDENKDGVLTKEEILNKHDLFVGSQATDFGEALTKHDEF